A genomic window from Microbacterium sp. ET2 includes:
- a CDS encoding metallopeptidase family protein, with amino-acid sequence MAWRRGRSAQAYSRPDRHGRHGREGRSPVVRPPLPPLDTRVERFDLAVGSVAEFLRSAWPELREVSFEMADMPPATDADGIPRWVVSRDRKRIILYRIPIERLGHLHRNDDLHRRMMIESCVFRAAAEYLDRDPWDLGPERFRFL; translated from the coding sequence ATGGCCTGGCGTCGAGGACGAAGCGCGCAGGCGTACTCCCGCCCCGACCGTCACGGACGACACGGACGCGAGGGCCGCAGCCCCGTGGTCCGCCCGCCGCTTCCGCCGCTGGACACCCGGGTCGAGCGGTTCGACCTGGCCGTGGGCTCGGTGGCCGAATTCCTCCGCTCCGCCTGGCCCGAGCTGCGCGAAGTGAGCTTCGAGATGGCCGACATGCCTCCCGCGACGGACGCCGACGGCATCCCCCGCTGGGTCGTCTCCCGTGACCGCAAGCGCATCATCCTGTACCGCATCCCCATCGAGCGCCTCGGCCACCTCCACCGCAACGACGATCTGCACCGCCGCATGATGATCGAGAGCTGCGTGTTCCGCGCGGCCGCCGAGTACCTCGACCGCGACCCGTGGGACCTGGGTCCGGAGCGTTTCCGCTTCCTCTGA
- a CDS encoding DUF3499 family protein, with amino-acid sequence MRDRLCSKVGCAREATSTLTFDYGDQMAALGPLGRTGDPHAHDLCAIHTERMSVPKGWVVVRHETLRV; translated from the coding sequence ATGCGCGACAGACTCTGCTCCAAGGTCGGCTGCGCCCGTGAGGCGACGTCGACACTGACCTTCGATTACGGCGACCAGATGGCGGCCCTCGGGCCGCTCGGGCGGACCGGCGATCCCCACGCGCACGATCTCTGCGCGATCCACACCGAGCGGATGTCGGTGCCCAAGGGCTGGGTCGTCGTCCGGCACGAGACGCTGCGCGTCTGA
- the ahcY gene encoding adenosylhomocysteinase, producing MATPIVAAAPAASDSSAATVDGARSSEYSVADLSLAPAGRHQIRLAENEMPGLMALREEFGPSQPLRGARIAGSLHMTVQTAVLIETLVALGAQVRWASCNIFSTQDEAAAAVVVGPTGTVDQPAGVPVFAWKGETLEEYWACTDRIFDWSAEGAPGPNLILDDGGDATLLVHRGVQFEKAGAVPDADEGVSAEYRIVLETLRRSLARDPQRFTRMAADLLGVTEETTTGVHRLYELAAAGTLLFPAINVNDSVTKSKFDNVYGIRHSLPDGLNRATDVLIGGKVAFVAGYGDVGKGAAEALRGQGARVIVGEIDPICALQAAMDGFQVARLESVLEQVDIVVTGTGNTGVVTVDHLLGLKHLAIVANVGHFDDEIDMAGLESLAGAERVEIKPQVHEWRLPNGRSVLILSEGRLMNLGNATGHPSFVMSASFTNQVLAQLELYTRREEYPTGVYVLPKALDEKVARLHLSALGVELTELSPTQAAYIGVPVEGPYKLDHYRY from the coding sequence ATGGCCACTCCCATCGTCGCCGCCGCGCCCGCGGCATCCGATTCGTCCGCCGCCACCGTCGACGGGGCCCGCTCGAGCGAATACTCCGTCGCCGACCTGTCGCTCGCACCGGCCGGGCGCCACCAGATCCGACTCGCCGAGAACGAGATGCCCGGTCTCATGGCGCTCCGAGAGGAATTCGGTCCGTCGCAGCCGCTGCGCGGTGCCCGCATCGCCGGGTCGCTGCACATGACGGTGCAGACCGCGGTCCTGATCGAGACCCTCGTGGCCCTCGGCGCCCAGGTGCGCTGGGCCAGCTGCAACATCTTCTCCACGCAGGACGAAGCGGCCGCCGCGGTCGTCGTCGGTCCGACCGGCACGGTCGACCAGCCCGCCGGAGTGCCGGTGTTCGCGTGGAAGGGCGAGACGCTCGAGGAGTACTGGGCGTGCACCGACCGCATCTTCGACTGGTCGGCAGAGGGCGCTCCGGGGCCGAATCTCATCCTCGACGACGGCGGCGACGCCACGCTCCTCGTCCACAGGGGCGTCCAGTTCGAGAAGGCAGGCGCGGTGCCCGATGCGGACGAGGGCGTCTCGGCGGAGTACCGCATCGTCCTCGAGACGCTTCGCCGGAGCCTCGCGCGCGATCCGCAGCGCTTCACCCGCATGGCCGCCGACCTCCTCGGCGTCACCGAGGAGACGACCACGGGCGTCCACCGTCTCTACGAGCTCGCCGCCGCGGGGACCCTCCTCTTTCCCGCGATCAACGTCAACGACTCGGTGACGAAGTCGAAGTTCGACAACGTCTACGGCATCCGCCACTCGCTGCCCGACGGGCTGAACCGCGCCACCGACGTGCTCATCGGGGGCAAGGTCGCCTTCGTCGCCGGGTACGGGGATGTCGGAAAGGGGGCCGCCGAGGCGCTGCGCGGCCAGGGGGCCCGCGTGATCGTCGGAGAGATCGATCCGATCTGCGCGCTGCAGGCTGCGATGGACGGCTTCCAGGTGGCGCGGCTGGAGTCGGTGCTCGAGCAGGTCGACATCGTGGTGACGGGGACAGGGAACACCGGCGTCGTCACCGTCGATCACCTCCTGGGGCTCAAGCACCTCGCGATCGTGGCGAACGTCGGTCATTTCGACGACGAGATCGACATGGCGGGCCTGGAGTCGCTCGCCGGCGCGGAGCGTGTCGAGATCAAGCCGCAGGTGCACGAGTGGCGTCTGCCGAACGGTCGCAGCGTCCTCATCCTCAGCGAGGGACGCCTGATGAACCTCGGCAACGCCACGGGTCATCCGTCCTTCGTCATGAGCGCGTCGTTCACCAACCAGGTGCTCGCTCAGCTGGAGCTGTACACGCGCCGCGAGGAGTACCCGACCGGTGTCTACGTGCTCCCGAAGGCGCTGGACGAGAAGGTCGCGCGTCTGCACCTTTCTGCGCTCGGCGTCGAACTCACCGAGCTCTCACCGACGCAGGCGGCCTACATCGGCGTGCCGGTCGAGGGTCCGTACAAGCTCGATCACTACCGGTACTGA
- a CDS encoding RDD family protein has translation MPPDGSANTSPPRAGTDPRSGAPARPQIVEIDQDEILTGEAVALDVQPIGFFLRALGTLIDVLIGAAILILFAIAAGWLTASGALDPVVTPILTIAVIVTVLVVLPTVVETATRGRSVGKLAVGGRIVRSDGGASGFRQAFIRALVGVLEIWFTVGALAAIVGAFTPRSQRLGDLLAGTYAERTRTPRLPAPAPGMPPALEGWATIADVARLPDPLARRIAQFVRNAVNLEPAARTRVAVSLANEVAAHVSPLPPTDPETLLRAVASIRRDREYRALALEARRVAALTAGETAAPRGFPER, from the coding sequence ATGCCCCCCGACGGCTCGGCGAACACGTCTCCCCCGCGCGCCGGGACCGATCCCCGAAGCGGCGCACCAGCGCGTCCGCAGATCGTGGAGATCGACCAGGACGAGATCCTCACCGGCGAAGCCGTCGCCCTCGACGTGCAGCCGATCGGCTTCTTCCTCCGCGCCCTCGGCACGCTGATCGACGTCCTCATCGGCGCCGCGATCCTCATCCTGTTCGCGATCGCGGCCGGCTGGCTCACCGCCTCGGGCGCCCTCGACCCGGTCGTGACCCCGATCCTCACCATCGCGGTCATCGTGACCGTGCTCGTCGTCCTCCCCACGGTGGTGGAGACCGCCACGCGCGGCCGCAGCGTCGGCAAGCTCGCCGTCGGCGGGCGCATCGTCCGCAGCGACGGCGGCGCCTCCGGCTTCCGGCAGGCGTTCATCCGCGCCCTCGTCGGCGTCCTGGAGATCTGGTTCACCGTCGGGGCCCTCGCCGCCATCGTGGGCGCCTTCACTCCGCGTTCGCAGCGGCTGGGCGATCTGCTGGCCGGCACCTACGCCGAGCGCACCCGCACTCCGCGTCTGCCGGCCCCGGCTCCCGGCATGCCGCCGGCGCTCGAGGGCTGGGCGACCATCGCGGATGTCGCTCGCCTGCCCGATCCGCTCGCCCGGCGCATCGCGCAGTTCGTCCGCAATGCGGTGAACCTCGAACCGGCCGCCCGCACGCGCGTCGCGGTGTCGCTGGCGAACGAGGTGGCCGCGCACGTCTCGCCGCTGCCGCCCACCGATCCCGAGACCCTTCTGCGCGCAGTGGCGAGCATCCGCCGCGACCGCGAGTACCGCGCCCTCGCGCTGGAGGCGCGACGCGTGGCGGCCCTCACCGCGGGTGAGACCGCGGCACCGCGCGGCTTCCCCGAGCGCTGA
- a CDS encoding stage II sporulation protein M, whose translation MDLDALTAARREEWARLDELSRRRRLTGSEVDELVDRYRAASADLAEIKTTAGRTPEGDHVSTILARARLRLTGGRENPLRQIPRFFLLQLPAALYRLRWTTLVIALSFIAVGAVVAFWISSDPALVATLGPQAQLEYYADEQFTSYYSENPAAAFAGTVWTNNAWIAAQCVMFGITGIWPVMVLVQNAVAVGTAAAIMLAFDRGDVFILFILPHGLLELTCIFVAGAAGLHIFWAWVAPGRRPRAEALAAAGRSLATVAIGLVLALAVAGVIEGFVTAQPWPWAVKIGIGALALGAFLAYMLIVGRRAERLGETGDMTEFETGTPTLVAG comes from the coding sequence ATGGACCTCGACGCCCTCACCGCTGCGCGGCGGGAGGAGTGGGCGCGACTGGACGAGCTCAGCAGGCGCCGCCGTCTGACCGGGTCGGAGGTCGACGAACTCGTCGACCGCTATCGCGCGGCGTCGGCGGATCTCGCCGAGATCAAGACGACGGCCGGGCGGACGCCCGAGGGCGACCACGTCTCGACGATCCTCGCCCGCGCGCGGCTTCGGCTGACCGGTGGACGAGAGAACCCGCTGCGACAGATCCCCCGGTTCTTCCTGCTGCAGCTGCCCGCGGCCCTGTACCGGCTGCGGTGGACGACGCTGGTGATCGCGCTGTCGTTCATCGCCGTCGGCGCGGTGGTGGCGTTCTGGATCTCCTCCGATCCGGCGCTCGTCGCGACCCTCGGGCCGCAGGCCCAGCTGGAGTACTACGCCGACGAGCAGTTCACCTCGTACTACAGCGAGAACCCTGCCGCCGCCTTCGCCGGGACGGTCTGGACCAACAACGCCTGGATCGCGGCGCAGTGCGTCATGTTCGGCATCACCGGGATCTGGCCCGTGATGGTGCTGGTGCAGAACGCCGTCGCCGTCGGCACGGCCGCCGCGATCATGCTCGCGTTCGACCGGGGCGACGTCTTCATCCTGTTCATCCTCCCCCACGGGCTGCTCGAGCTGACCTGCATCTTCGTCGCCGGTGCGGCGGGGCTCCACATCTTCTGGGCGTGGGTGGCGCCGGGGCGCAGGCCGCGGGCCGAGGCGCTCGCCGCCGCGGGGCGTTCACTCGCGACCGTGGCGATCGGTCTCGTGCTCGCTCTGGCGGTGGCGGGTGTCATCGAGGGTTTCGTCACGGCGCAGCCGTGGCCGTGGGCGGTCAAGATCGGCATCGGCGCGCTGGCGCTCGGCGCGTTCCTCGCCTACATGCTCATCGTCGGCCGCCGCGCCGAGCGACTCGGCGAGACCGGCGACATGACGGAGTTCGAAACCGGCACGCCCACCCTCGTCGCCGGCTGA
- a CDS encoding Fur family transcriptional regulator, whose protein sequence is MTSPAAPTSAEALRSAGLRVTDSRRAVLDALTDAPHSSADELYRRVVRSIPQTNLQSVYNALADFVAAGVARRIEPAGHPGLYERRVADNHHHLVCTSCGAVADVDCVVGKAPCLHPSSAQGFAVHTAEVTFWGLCVDCRPGGATADTGAPSPLPPTTQR, encoded by the coding sequence GTGACCTCGCCAGCCGCACCGACCTCCGCCGAGGCGCTCCGCTCGGCGGGGCTGCGAGTCACCGACTCGCGGCGAGCGGTGCTCGATGCTCTCACCGACGCACCGCACTCCAGCGCCGACGAGCTGTACCGACGCGTCGTCCGGAGCATCCCGCAGACCAACCTGCAGTCGGTGTACAACGCCCTGGCCGACTTCGTCGCCGCAGGCGTCGCGCGGCGCATCGAGCCGGCCGGTCACCCGGGGCTGTACGAGCGCCGCGTCGCCGACAACCACCATCACCTGGTCTGCACGTCGTGCGGCGCGGTCGCCGACGTCGACTGCGTCGTCGGCAAGGCGCCCTGTCTTCACCCGTCGTCGGCGCAGGGCTTCGCCGTGCACACCGCCGAGGTGACGTTCTGGGGGCTGTGCGTGGATTGCCGGCCGGGCGGCGCCACGGCCGACACCGGCGCGCCCTCGCCGCTACCCCCGACGACGCAGCGCTGA
- the katG gene encoding catalase/peroxidase HPI codes for MTHHDDVTTASDIDTATGIGGETEVDQAVTVTDEPEQQAASCPVVHTSIPHPTAGSANRVWWPNQLNVRILAKNPTERDPLGADFDYRAAFEALDLAAVKRDIAELLTTSQDWWPADFGHYGPLMIRMAWHSAGTYRVTDGRGGGGAGQQRFAPLNSWPDNVNLDKARRLLWPVKKKYGQSISWADLMILAGNVALEDMGFPTFGFAGGRADVWEPDDDVYWGAETEWMGSDKRFSSEGRQLDKPLGATHMGLIYVNPEGPEGHPDPIAAAHDIRQTFARMAMNDEETVALIAGGHTFGKTHGAAPDSALSDNPEASPLEEQGLGWRSSHASGKGDDTITSGLEVTWTYHPTRWDNEFFHILFAYEWELMKSPAGAHQWRPKNGAGADMVPLAHDGSKRREPRMLTTDLALRMDPEYEKISRRFLESPEAFADAFARAWFKLTHRDMGPRDRYLGAEVPEEVLLWQDPVPAVDHELIDAADAAALKSEILASGLSVSQLVSTTWAAASTFRGSDKRGGVNGARIRLAPQKDWAVNNPAQLAEVLSVLEGIQRRFNESQTGGTRVSLADLLVLAGNAGVEKAAAETGITVEVPFRPGRTDATQEMTDADSFAWLEPVADGFRNYYGSDATLPAEYHLLDRANLLTLTAPEMTVLVGGLRVLGANWDGSDHGVFTDRPGVLTNDFFVNLLDLGVTWKPLDPGSHAFQGRRDGSGESVGIGTRVDLVFGSNSELRALAEVYAGDDATEKFVRDFVAAWTKVTELDRFDLV; via the coding sequence ATGACGCATCACGACGACGTCACCACCGCCAGCGACATCGACACCGCGACGGGCATCGGCGGCGAGACCGAGGTCGACCAGGCCGTCACGGTCACCGACGAGCCCGAACAGCAGGCGGCCTCCTGCCCCGTGGTGCACACCTCGATACCGCACCCGACCGCGGGATCGGCGAACCGGGTGTGGTGGCCGAACCAGCTGAATGTGCGGATCCTGGCGAAGAACCCCACCGAGCGCGACCCGCTGGGTGCCGACTTCGACTACCGCGCCGCGTTCGAGGCCCTCGATCTGGCCGCGGTGAAGCGCGACATCGCCGAGCTGCTCACCACCTCGCAGGACTGGTGGCCCGCCGACTTCGGTCACTACGGCCCGCTGATGATCCGCATGGCCTGGCACAGCGCCGGCACCTACCGGGTGACCGACGGCCGCGGCGGGGGCGGCGCCGGGCAGCAGCGCTTCGCGCCCCTGAACAGCTGGCCCGACAACGTCAACCTCGACAAGGCACGTCGCCTTCTCTGGCCTGTCAAGAAGAAGTACGGCCAGAGCATCTCATGGGCCGATCTCATGATCCTCGCCGGCAACGTCGCGCTCGAAGACATGGGCTTCCCGACCTTCGGCTTCGCCGGCGGCCGCGCCGACGTGTGGGAGCCCGACGATGACGTGTACTGGGGCGCCGAGACCGAGTGGATGGGCAGCGACAAGCGCTTCTCATCCGAGGGGCGCCAGCTCGACAAGCCGCTGGGTGCGACCCACATGGGGCTCATCTACGTCAACCCCGAGGGCCCGGAGGGACACCCCGACCCGATCGCCGCGGCGCACGACATCCGGCAGACCTTCGCCCGCATGGCGATGAACGACGAGGAGACCGTCGCGCTCATCGCCGGCGGCCACACGTTCGGCAAGACCCACGGTGCGGCGCCGGACTCGGCGCTCTCCGACAACCCCGAGGCCTCTCCGCTGGAGGAGCAGGGGCTCGGGTGGCGCAGCTCCCACGCCAGTGGCAAGGGCGATGACACCATCACCTCGGGCCTGGAGGTCACCTGGACCTACCACCCCACCCGCTGGGACAACGAGTTCTTCCACATCCTGTTCGCCTACGAGTGGGAGCTGATGAAGAGCCCGGCGGGCGCCCACCAGTGGCGTCCGAAGAACGGTGCCGGGGCAGACATGGTGCCCCTGGCCCACGACGGCTCGAAGCGGCGCGAACCGCGCATGCTCACCACCGACCTGGCGCTACGCATGGACCCCGAGTACGAGAAGATCTCGCGGCGGTTCCTGGAGAGCCCCGAGGCCTTCGCCGACGCGTTCGCCCGTGCCTGGTTCAAGCTGACCCACCGCGACATGGGTCCGCGCGACCGGTACCTGGGCGCCGAGGTTCCCGAGGAAGTGCTGCTGTGGCAGGACCCGGTGCCGGCGGTCGACCACGAGCTCATCGACGCCGCCGACGCGGCCGCGCTGAAGAGCGAGATCCTCGCTTCGGGCCTCTCGGTCTCGCAGCTGGTCAGCACCACGTGGGCGGCGGCATCGACCTTCCGTGGCAGCGACAAGCGCGGCGGCGTCAACGGCGCGCGCATTCGCCTCGCCCCGCAGAAGGACTGGGCCGTGAACAACCCCGCGCAGCTCGCAGAGGTGCTCTCCGTGCTCGAGGGCATCCAGCGGCGTTTCAACGAGTCGCAGACCGGCGGCACGCGCGTCTCGCTCGCCGACCTGCTCGTCCTCGCCGGCAACGCCGGCGTGGAGAAGGCCGCGGCCGAGACCGGGATCACCGTCGAGGTGCCCTTCCGTCCCGGGCGCACCGACGCCACGCAGGAGATGACCGACGCCGACTCGTTCGCGTGGCTCGAGCCCGTCGCCGACGGCTTCCGCAACTACTACGGATCCGACGCGACGCTCCCCGCCGAGTACCACCTGCTCGACCGTGCGAACCTCCTCACCCTCACCGCACCCGAGATGACGGTGCTCGTCGGGGGCCTGCGGGTGCTCGGCGCGAACTGGGACGGCTCGGACCACGGTGTCTTCACCGACCGGCCCGGCGTGCTCACGAACGACTTCTTCGTGAACCTGCTCGACCTGGGGGTCACCTGGAAGCCGCTCGACCCGGGCTCGCACGCTTTCCAGGGACGCCGTGACGGCAGCGGCGAGTCGGTCGGCATCGGCACACGCGTCGACCTCGTGTTCGGCTCGAACTCCGAGCTGCGCGCGCTCGCCGAGGTGTATGCCGGCGACGACGCGACCGAGAAGTTCGTGCGCGACTTCGTCGCCGCCTGGACCAAGGTCACCGAGCTCGACCGCTTCGACCTCGTCTGA
- the aqpZ gene encoding aquaporin Z, whose amino-acid sequence MPDASPPARLDPAALDATPSTSTRLVAEALGTFLLVFGAISAALFAADLGASENGTSLGIGFVGVSLAFGLTLIAGIYAFGPISGGHFNPAVTLGLAAAGRFAWRDVPAYLIAQVVGGLVGTTLIVLIGLFGPGDWLAQAQDGGFASNGFGELSPGGFGLGAAIIAEVLFTAIFVIVILGVTHPQRGTAGFAGLAIGLTLTLIHLATIPIDNTSVNPARSIATAVYGGAEPFLQLWVFIVFPILGGLLAGFLHRALFEKTPAPPAQKEARTR is encoded by the coding sequence ATGCCGGACGCATCACCTCCGGCGCGGCTCGACCCCGCTGCGCTCGATGCCACGCCCTCGACGAGCACCAGGCTGGTGGCAGAGGCGCTGGGCACCTTCCTCCTCGTCTTCGGCGCAATCTCGGCGGCGCTCTTCGCCGCCGATCTCGGCGCGAGCGAGAACGGCACCTCGCTCGGCATCGGGTTCGTCGGCGTCTCCCTGGCGTTCGGCCTGACGCTCATCGCCGGCATCTACGCCTTCGGCCCGATCTCGGGGGGTCACTTCAACCCCGCCGTCACGCTGGGCCTCGCCGCCGCCGGGCGCTTCGCCTGGCGCGACGTGCCCGCCTACCTCATCGCGCAGGTCGTCGGCGGACTCGTCGGAACGACGCTGATCGTGCTCATCGGCCTGTTCGGCCCCGGCGACTGGCTCGCGCAGGCCCAGGACGGTGGTTTCGCCAGCAACGGCTTCGGCGAGCTCTCCCCCGGCGGGTTCGGCCTCGGTGCCGCGATCATCGCCGAGGTGCTCTTCACCGCGATCTTCGTCATCGTGATCCTCGGGGTCACCCACCCGCAGCGCGGCACCGCGGGCTTCGCCGGGCTCGCCATCGGGCTGACCCTCACCCTCATCCACCTCGCGACGATCCCGATCGACAACACCTCCGTCAACCCCGCACGCTCGATCGCGACCGCCGTCTACGGCGGAGCCGAGCCGTTCCTGCAGCTGTGGGTCTTCATCGTGTTCCCGATCCTCGGAGGCCTCCTCGCGGGCTTCCTGCACCGCGCGCTGTTCGAGAAGACGCCCGCGCCGCCGGCGCAGAAGGAGGCCCGGACGCGCTGA
- a CDS encoding DUF58 domain-containing protein gives MYVTGRLPLFVGLGVVPVVLLSIAGVDAWLAMLAWALLSLALALGDAAATPDPRQLDVVRDIPRRSLLGQQVETGVTLRNAGARTIRGRVRDAWQPTAGAPLERIAVEIPPGESRRVRVPLLPRRRGELRTDFLVVRSAGPLGLAGRQRRLDAPGALRILPPFTSRRHLPSRLARLRELDGNTSVQVRGQGTEFDSLREYVRGDDVRSIDWRATARAGTTMLRTWRPERDRHVVIIIDTGRTAAARVGDGVRMDAAMEAALLLSALASRAGDHVHLLMFDRLVRARVTGVDGPGLLPALVDAMAPVDPQLIDTDWDAAIAQVRRLTSRPSLVVLLTAQDAPEAARGFLGSLPALTARTRVVVASVTDDPVHPDLRPDADELYRQAAHARAARDAERVAAAVRRAGAESIAASPDDLPPAVADRYLALKAAGRL, from the coding sequence GTGTACGTCACCGGGCGCCTTCCCCTCTTCGTCGGTCTCGGCGTGGTGCCGGTCGTGCTCCTCTCGATCGCCGGTGTCGACGCGTGGCTGGCGATGCTCGCCTGGGCGCTGCTGTCGCTCGCGCTGGCCCTCGGGGATGCCGCGGCCACACCCGATCCGCGGCAGCTCGACGTCGTCCGCGACATCCCTCGAAGAAGCCTCCTCGGACAGCAGGTGGAGACGGGCGTGACGCTCCGCAACGCCGGTGCGCGGACGATCCGGGGTCGGGTGCGCGATGCGTGGCAGCCGACGGCCGGGGCACCGCTCGAGCGCATCGCCGTCGAGATCCCGCCCGGCGAATCCCGCCGGGTGCGGGTGCCGCTCCTCCCCCGCCGGCGCGGTGAGCTGCGCACGGACTTCCTCGTGGTGCGCAGCGCCGGCCCCCTGGGACTCGCGGGCCGCCAGCGGCGCCTCGACGCCCCGGGAGCGCTGCGGATCCTTCCGCCCTTCACCTCTCGGCGTCACCTCCCCTCGCGCCTGGCGCGACTGCGCGAACTCGACGGCAACACCAGCGTCCAGGTCCGCGGGCAGGGCACCGAGTTCGACAGCCTTCGCGAGTACGTGCGCGGCGACGACGTGCGCTCCATCGACTGGCGGGCGACCGCTCGTGCCGGGACGACCATGCTCCGCACCTGGCGACCCGAGCGCGACCGGCACGTGGTCATCATCATCGACACCGGCCGTACCGCTGCCGCGCGCGTCGGAGACGGGGTGCGGATGGATGCGGCGATGGAGGCCGCCCTCCTGCTGTCGGCCCTCGCTTCGCGGGCGGGCGACCACGTGCACCTGCTGATGTTCGATCGGCTCGTGCGGGCCCGGGTGACCGGGGTCGACGGCCCCGGTCTCCTCCCCGCCCTGGTCGACGCGATGGCTCCGGTGGACCCGCAGCTGATCGACACCGACTGGGACGCGGCGATCGCGCAGGTGCGACGCCTCACCTCTCGCCCCTCGCTGGTGGTGCTGCTGACCGCACAGGACGCCCCCGAGGCCGCCCGCGGGTTCCTCGGGTCGCTTCCGGCGCTGACCGCGCGAACCCGCGTCGTGGTGGCCTCGGTCACCGACGACCCGGTGCACCCGGATCTGCGGCCCGACGCCGACGAGCTGTACCGGCAGGCCGCCCACGCGCGCGCGGCGCGCGACGCCGAGCGGGTCGCCGCCGCTGTCCGTCGTGCCGGCGCGGAGTCGATCGCCGCCTCGCCCGACGATCTGCCGCCCGCCGTCGCCGACCGCTACCTCGCCCTGAAGGCCGCGGGACGGCTGTGA
- a CDS encoding AAA family ATPase: MTDHPDTTEGTSGAAAPDDAALRDAMHRVRSEVGKAVIGQDGTVTGLLIALLARGHVLLEGVPGVAKTLLVRSFSTALGLDTKRIQFTPDLMPGDVSGSLVYDARTGEFEFRPGPVFSNIVLADEINRTPPKTQAALLEAMEERQVSSDGVTRPLPSPFLVAATQNPIEQEGTYTLPEAQLDRFLLKLIVDLPPRDAELAVLRRHAEGFDPRDLGAAGLDRVVDPAEIVAAQHAAARVTVTDDVLGYVVDLAQATRQSPSVQLGVSPRATTALLAAAKAWAWLGGYPAITPDHVQTLLVPTWRHRIRLRPDAELEGVSVDAVLTAVVQQTRVPV; the protein is encoded by the coding sequence GACGCGATGCACCGGGTGCGCAGCGAGGTCGGAAAGGCCGTGATCGGCCAGGACGGCACGGTCACCGGCCTCCTCATCGCCCTCCTCGCCCGTGGTCACGTGCTGCTCGAAGGCGTGCCCGGGGTCGCGAAGACGCTGCTGGTGCGATCGTTCAGCACCGCGCTGGGCCTTGACACCAAGCGCATCCAGTTCACCCCCGACCTCATGCCCGGCGACGTGTCGGGCTCGCTCGTCTACGACGCGCGCACCGGCGAATTCGAGTTCCGCCCCGGCCCGGTGTTCAGCAACATCGTGCTCGCCGATGAGATCAACCGCACCCCGCCGAAGACCCAGGCGGCGCTCCTGGAGGCGATGGAGGAGCGCCAGGTCTCCTCCGACGGCGTGACCCGGCCGCTGCCGTCGCCGTTCCTCGTCGCCGCGACGCAGAATCCGATCGAGCAGGAGGGCACCTACACCCTCCCCGAGGCCCAGCTCGACCGCTTCCTGCTGAAGCTGATCGTCGATCTGCCCCCGCGCGATGCGGAGCTGGCCGTGCTCCGGCGCCATGCGGAAGGGTTCGACCCGCGCGACCTCGGGGCCGCAGGCCTCGACCGCGTCGTCGATCCCGCAGAGATCGTCGCAGCGCAGCACGCCGCTGCACGGGTGACGGTCACCGACGATGTGCTGGGGTACGTCGTCGACCTCGCGCAGGCGACCCGCCAGAGCCCGTCGGTGCAGCTGGGAGTGAGCCCCCGGGCGACCACCGCGCTCCTCGCGGCGGCCAAGGCCTGGGCCTGGCTCGGCGGCTACCCCGCGATCACCCCCGACCACGTTCAGACCCTGCTCGTCCCCACCTGGCGGCACCGGATCCGGCTGCGCCCCGACGCCGAGCTCGAGGGCGTGTCTGTCGACGCCGTGCTCACCGCGGTGGTGCAGCAGACGCGCGTGCCGGTCTGA